The Brachybacterium huguangmaarense genome contains a region encoding:
- a CDS encoding amidohydrolase — protein sequence MLLRDVRLRRADALADPVDVRLAAGRIAAIGPRLTALSGEEVHEAGGAIAIPGLWDQHVHIGQVAQGYSRLDTSGARGAGDLLLAVSQALADRPASAGALVGFGHRLVDFAAAPTVTALDAVAGEVPVVLIGGDAHHAWMSSAALRGLGLPPRDGIVGEDEWFDAVAHLDDLPGVAAGLEAGVRMLQRDALARGVVGLVDMEWAENWRLWTRREARLRVRTATYPSGLGDVPGPSGTVLSADGLVEMGPLKVIADGALGSGSALCRHAYGTPAGGGHGVLSVEPAALAELLRRGRALGLETAVHAIGDAAVGIVLDAYAATGTTGRIEHAQMLTDEDVARLGALGVVASVQPAHLLDDRDATSELWGPWAHQAYRFRDLLAAHVRLVLGSDAPVAPVDPWLAMAAAVHRSADERPAWFPAQQLQPREALAASTDGVDALRVGGAADVVLLEEDPFGDVPTGADGLMVESAAREAAARLRAVRPLATVVAGRLAAAR from the coding sequence GTGCTCCTCCGCGATGTGCGCCTGAGGCGGGCCGACGCCCTCGCCGACCCGGTCGACGTGCGCCTGGCCGCGGGGCGCATCGCCGCGATCGGCCCTCGCCTGACGGCCCTGTCCGGCGAGGAGGTCCACGAGGCCGGCGGCGCGATCGCCATCCCCGGGCTGTGGGACCAGCACGTGCACATCGGCCAGGTCGCGCAGGGCTATTCGCGGCTTGACACCTCCGGCGCGCGCGGGGCGGGAGACCTCCTGCTCGCCGTGTCCCAGGCCCTCGCCGACCGCCCCGCGAGCGCGGGCGCCCTCGTCGGCTTCGGCCACCGCCTCGTGGACTTCGCCGCGGCGCCCACCGTGACCGCCCTCGACGCGGTCGCGGGCGAGGTCCCCGTGGTCCTGATCGGCGGGGACGCCCATCACGCCTGGATGAGCAGCGCCGCGCTGCGGGGGCTCGGCCTGCCGCCGCGCGACGGCATCGTGGGCGAGGACGAGTGGTTCGACGCCGTCGCGCATCTCGACGACCTGCCGGGCGTCGCCGCGGGCCTCGAGGCGGGGGTGCGGATGCTGCAGCGCGATGCGCTCGCGCGCGGCGTGGTCGGGCTCGTCGACATGGAGTGGGCCGAGAACTGGCGGCTGTGGACGCGCCGCGAGGCGCGTCTGCGGGTGCGGACCGCGACCTACCCCTCGGGGCTCGGGGACGTGCCGGGCCCCTCGGGCACCGTGCTCTCCGCCGACGGGCTCGTCGAGATGGGCCCGCTCAAGGTCATCGCCGACGGGGCTCTCGGCTCGGGCTCCGCGCTGTGCCGTCACGCCTACGGCACCCCCGCGGGCGGCGGTCACGGGGTGCTGAGCGTCGAGCCCGCAGCGCTCGCGGAGCTGCTGCGGCGCGGGCGGGCGCTGGGTCTGGAGACCGCCGTGCACGCGATCGGGGACGCCGCCGTGGGGATCGTGCTCGACGCGTACGCCGCGACCGGCACGACGGGGCGCATCGAGCACGCGCAGATGCTGACCGACGAGGACGTCGCGCGCCTCGGGGCGCTCGGCGTCGTCGCCTCCGTGCAGCCCGCGCATCTGCTGGACGACCGCGACGCGACGAGCGAGCTGTGGGGGCCGTGGGCCCACCAGGCCTATCGCTTCCGCGACCTGCTCGCGGCGCACGTGCGGCTCGTCCTCGGCTCCGACGCGCCCGTCGCGCCGGTGGACCCGTGGCTCGCGATGGCGGCCGCGGTGCATCGCAGCGCCGATGAGCGCCCGGCGTGGTTCCCCGCCCAGCAGCTGCAGCCGCGCGAGGCGCTCGCCGCCTCGACCGACGGCGTGGACGCGCTGCGGGTCGGCGGCGCGGCCGACGTCGTGCTGCTCGAGGAGGACCCCTTCGGCGACGTCCCGACGGGCGCCGACGGCCTCATGGTCGAGTCCGCGGCACGCGAGGCGGCCGCGCGGCTGCGGGCCGTGCGACCGCTCGCGACCGTCGTCGCCGGGCGCCTCGCCGCCGCCCGCTGA
- a CDS encoding response regulator transcription factor, with product MSPVPPIRVALADDQAILRSGLAALLRLERGLEVVGEAATCADALAMVERERPDVLLLDVQMPSGGGPEAPADGLEVAERLRGGSTRIIVLTTFGRAGYLRRTLETGASGFMVKDAPVEQLVDAIRRVHQGLRVVDPELAAQSLATGPNPLTPKESEVLRAAAQGGSTAQIAARVFLSEGTVRNHISNAIGKLGVTNRAEAVREATDNGWL from the coding sequence ATGAGTCCCGTCCCGCCGATCCGGGTGGCCCTCGCCGACGACCAGGCGATCCTGCGCAGCGGGCTCGCCGCCCTGCTGCGCCTCGAGCGGGGTCTGGAGGTGGTGGGGGAGGCCGCGACGTGCGCGGACGCTCTCGCCATGGTCGAGCGCGAGCGGCCCGACGTGCTCCTGCTCGACGTGCAGATGCCGAGCGGCGGGGGCCCGGAGGCGCCGGCCGACGGCCTCGAGGTCGCCGAGCGCCTGCGTGGAGGCAGCACGCGCATCATCGTGCTCACGACGTTCGGACGCGCGGGCTACCTGCGCCGCACCCTCGAGACGGGCGCGAGCGGGTTCATGGTCAAGGACGCGCCCGTCGAGCAGCTCGTCGATGCGATCCGGCGCGTGCACCAGGGGCTGCGCGTGGTCGACCCGGAGCTGGCCGCGCAGTCGCTCGCGACCGGCCCCAACCCCCTCACGCCCAAGGAGTCCGAGGTCCTGCGCGCGGCCGCTCAGGGCGGCTCGACCGCACAGATCGCGGCCCGCGTGTTCCTGTCCGAGGGCACGGTGCGCAACCACATCTCGAACGCCATCGGCAAGCTCGGCGTCACCAATCGCGCAGAGGCCGTGCGCGAGGCCACCGACAACGGATGGCTGTAG
- a CDS encoding ABC transporter ATP-binding protein: MTTNPAPAIELTGLTKRYADVRAVDAVDLTVPRGQMLALLGPNGAGKSTTTEMILGLTTPDAGTVRVCGTTPTDAAQRGLVGAMLQNGALLEETPVRTMLGLVAGVCAHPLPLDDVIERADISALLRRSTSKLSGGEAQRVRFALALLPDPDVILLDEPTVAMDVETRRRFWERMRHVAADGRTIVFATHYLEEADQQAGRVVVMDRGRIVADGTGSDIKSRIGGRAITLAVASPERADGLAALAGVTAVDLLEDGRLRLATSDSDATLRDLFAADGPGATGLVHDIGVTTPTLEDAFLELTSH, translated from the coding sequence ATGACCACGAACCCCGCTCCCGCGATCGAGCTCACCGGCCTCACCAAGCGCTACGCCGACGTGCGGGCGGTCGACGCCGTCGACCTCACCGTCCCGCGCGGACAGATGCTCGCCCTGCTCGGCCCCAACGGCGCCGGCAAGTCCACCACCACCGAGATGATCCTCGGCCTGACCACGCCCGATGCGGGCACGGTGCGGGTGTGCGGCACGACGCCCACCGACGCCGCGCAGCGCGGCCTGGTCGGGGCGATGCTCCAGAACGGCGCCCTGCTCGAGGAGACGCCCGTGCGCACGATGCTGGGCCTCGTCGCCGGCGTGTGCGCCCACCCCCTGCCGCTCGACGACGTGATCGAGCGGGCCGACATCTCCGCCCTCCTGCGCCGCAGCACCTCGAAGCTCTCCGGCGGCGAGGCCCAGCGCGTCCGCTTCGCGCTCGCCCTGCTGCCCGACCCCGACGTGATCCTGCTCGACGAGCCGACCGTCGCGATGGACGTCGAGACCCGCCGCCGCTTCTGGGAGCGCATGCGGCACGTCGCCGCCGACGGCCGCACGATCGTCTTCGCGACCCACTACCTCGAGGAGGCCGACCAGCAGGCCGGACGTGTCGTCGTCATGGACCGCGGCCGCATCGTCGCCGACGGCACCGGCAGCGACATCAAGTCCCGCATCGGCGGCCGCGCCATCACGCTCGCCGTCGCGAGCCCCGAGCGCGCCGACGGACTCGCCGCGCTCGCGGGCGTCACCGCCGTCGACCTGCTCGAGGACGGACGGCTGCGTCTGGCGACCTCCGACTCCGACGCGACCCTGCGCGACCTGTTCGCCGCCGACGGGCCCGGCGCGACCGGGCTCGTCCACGACATCGGCGTCACCACGCCCACCCTCGAGGATGCGTTCCTCGAGCTCACCAGCCACTGA
- a CDS encoding ISL3 family transposase codes for MLHPTFATPDLTTFCRLDELGLVAVGQLIEPDRATIECRVVEDDPWCRKCGVEGVPRDTVTRRLAHEPFGHRPTTLLVRVRRYRCGHCRRTWRQDMTRAAAPRAKISRGGLEWALRGIVIDHLTVTRVAAGLGVSWSAANAAVLAEGKRRLIDDPARFDGVTTIGVDEHVWRHTRLGDKYVTVIIDLTPARNKTGPARLLDMVEGRSKAVFKQWLAARPADWAKRIEVVAMDGFAGFKTAAAEELPDAVPVMDPFHVVRLAGDALDVCRRRVQQDTTGHRGLKGEPLYKARRTLHTGASLLTDRQRARLDAVFASEEHVEVEATWGIYQRIVAAYREPDKKKAKAMMQEVIAAISSGVPAALVEVRKLGRTMKQRAGDILAFFDRPGTSNGPTEAINGRLEHLRGSALGFRNLTHYIARSLLEAGGFRPALHPRS; via the coding sequence GTGCTCCACCCTACTTTCGCGACCCCTGACCTGACCACGTTCTGCCGCCTCGACGAGCTCGGCCTCGTCGCCGTCGGCCAGCTGATCGAGCCGGATCGGGCCACGATCGAATGCCGCGTCGTCGAGGACGACCCGTGGTGTCGGAAGTGCGGTGTCGAGGGCGTGCCGCGGGACACGGTCACGCGTCGACTGGCGCACGAGCCGTTCGGGCACCGGCCGACGACCCTGCTGGTGCGGGTGCGCCGGTACCGGTGCGGACACTGCCGGCGCACGTGGCGGCAGGACATGACGCGGGCAGCGGCGCCGCGTGCGAAGATCTCCCGCGGCGGCCTGGAGTGGGCGCTGCGGGGCATCGTCATCGACCACCTCACCGTCACCCGCGTCGCCGCAGGTCTCGGGGTGTCCTGGAGTGCCGCGAACGCCGCCGTCCTCGCGGAAGGCAAGCGGCGCCTGATCGACGACCCCGCCCGGTTCGACGGGGTCACCACGATCGGTGTCGACGAGCACGTCTGGCGACACACGAGGCTGGGCGACAAGTACGTCACCGTGATCATCGACCTCACGCCCGCGAGGAACAAGACCGGGCCGGCGAGGCTGCTGGACATGGTCGAGGGCCGCTCCAAGGCGGTGTTCAAGCAGTGGCTCGCCGCCCGCCCTGCGGACTGGGCGAAGCGGATCGAGGTGGTCGCGATGGACGGCTTCGCCGGGTTCAAGACCGCTGCCGCCGAGGAACTCCCCGACGCCGTCCCCGTCATGGACCCGTTCCACGTGGTCCGCCTCGCCGGCGACGCGCTGGATGTCTGCCGGCGTCGGGTCCAGCAAGACACCACCGGTCACCGCGGGCTCAAGGGCGAGCCGCTCTACAAAGCCCGCCGCACCCTGCACACCGGGGCGAGCCTGCTCACCGACCGGCAGCGGGCACGCCTGGACGCAGTGTTCGCGAGCGAGGAGCACGTCGAGGTCGAGGCGACCTGGGGCATCTACCAGCGCATCGTCGCGGCCTACCGGGAGCCCGACAAGAAGAAAGCGAAGGCGATGATGCAGGAGGTGATCGCTGCGATCAGCAGCGGCGTTCCCGCGGCGCTCGTCGAGGTCCGCAAGCTCGGCCGGACCATGAAGCAGCGGGCGGGCGACATCCTCGCGTTCTTCGACCGCCCCGGCACCAGCAACGGCCCGACCGAGGCCATCAACGGGCGACTCGAACACCTCCGCGGCTCCGCCCTCGGCTTCCGCAACCTCACCCACTACATCGCTCGGTCGCTGCTCGAAGCCGGAGGGTTCAGACCCGCGCTACACCCTCGTTCGTGA
- a CDS encoding sensor histidine kinase, protein MSMRRRRRPVPVPQDPVDRCDEHFPRTPRGLHRAAVASGAMWYTAPSLLFMLFVVIPAFDERSLLRGAAIIVLALAYSVLFLYLPGIKAYGRRLVYAYVALGWLVIGLLALVIGSNVLYMVMFVLIMHTIALPWHVARVVVGPIALVTCVLAVVLDQPTAIILAVVGVMIALGVGYGIQQEVLSERLARAEQRNAVLAVAAERERIGRDLHDILGHSLTTITVSAQLARRLVDADPEAARAQLAEIERISRQSLADVRATASGMQQVRAATEIASARSVLAAAGIEADTPASLPPLPDDRAELLGYVIREGVTNVVRHSRATRCTIRLDTCSASVADDGVGIPAARPRTGLAGLERRVEDAGGRLTVRSAAGAGTLVRAELDAADGEAGAAGVEDAGGAAGAGDSGSGAHAADAGGAEIAGQPENTVGAEGAGVADRGDGALSAGRPPSVHGATGTESAIEHRVQDEGARP, encoded by the coding sequence ATGAGCATGCGTCGTCGTCGTCGACCGGTCCCGGTGCCGCAGGACCCCGTCGACCGCTGCGACGAGCACTTCCCGCGCACCCCGCGCGGCCTGCATCGGGCGGCGGTCGCCTCGGGGGCGATGTGGTACACCGCTCCGTCGCTGCTGTTCATGCTGTTCGTCGTCATCCCGGCCTTCGACGAGCGCAGCCTGCTACGAGGCGCCGCGATCATCGTGCTCGCCCTCGCCTACAGCGTCCTGTTCCTCTACCTGCCCGGTATCAAGGCCTACGGCCGTCGCCTCGTCTACGCCTACGTCGCGCTGGGCTGGCTCGTGATCGGCCTGCTCGCGCTCGTCATCGGCTCGAACGTGCTCTACATGGTCATGTTCGTGCTGATCATGCATACGATCGCGCTGCCCTGGCACGTCGCCCGGGTGGTCGTGGGCCCGATCGCCCTCGTCACGTGCGTGCTCGCGGTGGTCCTCGACCAGCCCACCGCGATCATCCTCGCCGTGGTGGGGGTGATGATCGCCCTCGGCGTGGGGTACGGCATCCAGCAGGAGGTCCTCTCCGAGCGGCTCGCGCGGGCCGAGCAGCGCAACGCCGTGCTCGCCGTCGCCGCCGAGCGCGAGCGCATCGGCCGGGACCTGCACGACATCCTCGGGCACTCCCTGACCACGATCACCGTCTCCGCGCAGCTCGCGCGGCGTCTCGTCGACGCCGATCCCGAGGCGGCGCGGGCCCAGCTCGCCGAGATCGAGCGCATCTCCCGGCAGTCGCTCGCCGACGTGCGGGCGACCGCGAGCGGCATGCAGCAGGTGCGGGCCGCCACTGAGATCGCCTCGGCGCGCAGCGTGCTCGCGGCCGCCGGCATCGAGGCCGACACCCCCGCCTCGCTCCCGCCGCTGCCCGACGACCGCGCCGAGCTGCTGGGGTACGTGATCCGCGAGGGCGTGACCAACGTCGTGCGGCATTCCCGCGCCACGCGCTGCACCATCCGTCTCGACACGTGCTCCGCGAGCGTGGCCGACGACGGCGTGGGCATCCCCGCCGCGCGTCCCCGCACGGGGCTCGCGGGGCTCGAACGGCGGGTCGAGGACGCCGGGGGCAGGCTCACGGTCCGGTCCGCGGCGGGCGCCGGCACCCTGGTACGGGCCGAGCTCGACGCCGCGGACGGTGAGGCGGGGGCCGCGGGCGTGGAGGACGCGGGTGGTGCGGCGGGTGCGGGGGATTCGGGCAGTGGGGCGCACGCGGCGGACGCTGGCGGTGCCGAGATCGCGGGCCAGCCGGAGAACACGGTCGGCGCCGAGGGGGCGGGTGTGGCGGACCGCGGGGACGGCGCGTTGAGTGCTGGACGGCCGCCGAGCGTGCACGGCGCGACCGGCACGGAAAGTGCCATCGAGCACCGCGTCCAGGATGAAGGAGCACGACCATGA
- a CDS encoding ABC transporter permease gives MTTAPVPTARAATRGPALADRGTPASQASRTVRFAIASTTVTLRKGMFLFFTVALPVLMFLMFNQIFGKQIEGGETVGTFIMVRMAAYGGLGAAVNAGAIIQLERTGGWLRQLMVAGLTPRSFVIGKMVAAMVVVLPALLGVFCAGLLFAGIHLSAGQMVRSLLALWIGMLPLVLLGLVVGLALRPSAVGAATTIGMMLLAVAGGLWFPYEMFPSWLQTISRFTPTYWLGELGTWGVVGDGFPVRGAITLAIWTLVLAVLAALLLGRAARSSSRR, from the coding sequence ATGACCACCGCACCCGTCCCCACCGCCCGCGCCGCGACCCGGGGGCCCGCGCTCGCCGACCGCGGCACCCCCGCGAGCCAGGCGTCCCGCACCGTGCGCTTCGCGATCGCCTCCACCACGGTCACCCTGCGCAAGGGCATGTTCCTGTTCTTCACGGTCGCCCTGCCCGTGCTCATGTTCCTCATGTTCAACCAGATCTTCGGCAAGCAGATCGAGGGCGGCGAGACCGTGGGGACCTTCATCATGGTCCGCATGGCCGCCTACGGCGGGCTCGGCGCCGCCGTCAACGCGGGAGCCATCATCCAGCTCGAGCGTACGGGCGGCTGGCTGCGCCAGCTCATGGTCGCGGGCCTGACCCCGCGCAGCTTCGTCATCGGCAAGATGGTGGCGGCCATGGTCGTCGTGCTGCCCGCGCTGCTGGGGGTCTTCTGCGCGGGCCTGCTGTTCGCCGGCATCCACCTGAGCGCCGGGCAGATGGTGCGCTCGCTGCTGGCCCTGTGGATCGGCATGCTGCCGCTCGTGCTGCTGGGCCTCGTGGTCGGCCTCGCCCTGCGGCCGAGCGCCGTGGGCGCCGCGACCACGATCGGCATGATGCTGCTCGCGGTCGCGGGCGGCCTCTGGTTCCCCTACGAGATGTTCCCGAGCTGGCTGCAGACGATCTCGCGGTTCACCCCGACCTATTGGCTCGGCGAGCTCGGGACCTGGGGCGTCGTCGGCGACGGCTTCCCCGTGCGCGGCGCGATCACCCTCGCGATCTGGACCCTCGTCCTCGCCGTCCTGGCCGCGCTGCTGCTGGGCCGGGCCGCCCGCTCGTCCTCGCGGCGCTGA
- a CDS encoding ATP-binding protein — protein MLIEGPKGCGKTETALRRAHSVVRFDTDPAARAQVDLNPGILFEESAPVLFDEWQRVPAIWDHVRRHVDDMRGRGLCILTGSATPTDARELHSGAGRIGTLRMRPMSLFESGHSTGEVSLAALMRGEDQRARLARTTISQLMERIVIGGWPMLLEADEAFARRWLADYLTQIVEVDIPSLGTTRRAPDRLRRTLAALGRGVGQPVKLTELAADIAGGDDQRPAKETVSAYVDALHRLKLTENSPSWRPHMRSRTRLREAPVRYFVDPSLGTAALGVGARDLLADPQAAGFHFEALVLRDLRVYAQSLDGTISTWREAHGRKEVDAIVETPNAWAAFEVKLTGDQRVIDAAAQGLLDFASEIDTSRHGDPAALVVVTARGGGGRRPDGVHVVPITALGP, from the coding sequence GTGCTGATCGAGGGGCCGAAGGGGTGCGGGAAGACCGAGACGGCATTGCGGCGCGCACACAGCGTGGTGCGTTTTGATACCGATCCGGCCGCTCGCGCTCAGGTCGATCTCAACCCGGGCATCCTTTTCGAGGAGTCGGCTCCGGTCCTGTTCGATGAATGGCAGCGTGTCCCTGCGATCTGGGATCATGTCCGGCGGCACGTGGACGACATGCGCGGGCGCGGCTTGTGCATCCTGACCGGATCTGCAACCCCGACCGACGCTCGCGAACTGCACTCCGGTGCCGGACGGATCGGCACACTGCGGATGCGCCCGATGAGCCTGTTCGAGTCCGGTCACTCCACGGGGGAAGTCTCGCTCGCGGCGCTGATGCGTGGGGAAGACCAACGTGCCAGGCTCGCTCGGACCACGATCTCTCAGCTGATGGAGCGGATCGTGATCGGCGGATGGCCGATGCTGCTGGAAGCGGACGAGGCGTTCGCCAGGCGCTGGCTCGCGGACTATCTCACGCAGATCGTGGAAGTCGACATCCCGAGCCTCGGCACCACCCGTCGAGCCCCGGACCGTCTGCGCCGGACCCTTGCAGCCCTCGGTCGCGGTGTCGGCCAGCCGGTCAAGCTCACCGAGCTCGCCGCCGATATCGCAGGAGGCGATGACCAGAGACCGGCGAAGGAGACCGTCTCGGCGTATGTGGATGCGCTGCATCGGCTGAAGCTCACCGAGAACTCTCCGTCGTGGCGGCCCCACATGCGATCGCGCACCCGGCTTCGAGAAGCACCCGTGCGCTACTTCGTGGACCCGTCGCTCGGCACTGCTGCGCTCGGCGTCGGCGCACGAGACCTCCTCGCCGATCCGCAGGCTGCAGGCTTCCACTTCGAGGCTCTCGTGCTGCGCGACCTGCGCGTGTACGCGCAGTCGCTCGACGGCACCATCTCCACCTGGCGGGAAGCTCACGGGCGCAAGGAGGTCGACGCGATCGTCGAGACGCCGAATGCCTGGGCCGCGTTCGAGGTCAAGCTCACCGGCGACCAACGGGTGATCGACGCCGCCGCCCAGGGGCTGCTGGACTTCGCATCCGAGATCGACACCAGCCGGCACGGCGATCCGGCTGCCCTCGTCGTCGTGACCGCGAGGGGCGGCGGCGGCAGACGTCCCGACGGCGTCCACGTCGTGCCGATCACCGCACTCGGACCATGA
- a CDS encoding HNH endonuclease signature motif containing protein: MAARFAALAPAWCDREADGVDPDVCDVLDAQIAAALRCPITSVHHTVKEAHRAVELLPGCFARLEAGDFPAEWFSRLLWRTRDLSDHLLGLVDETISTWDLGMPPDRFRRELAYLLCWVRTREPEESHVAPEERRGVTLDPVADDGVSLVHVTGPVPEVMSFAKRLDATARAVQQAQRHALASGAPVPVDPRGEVSRSQTAATLTRIRYDLLMSASFDTGGTGVPADRFRINVTVPFLTLQGRSSAPGMIDGVVPIPAQQARVIAGGESFWYRVMTDPTSGHFLPAPAERYTPPAPMLEHLRLQHPACSLPGCARIAAWGAEFDHIEEYDHEHPERGGATAIDNLHPLCWQHHLLKTLGLLDVVRESSAGGSPHASTWCLDDRAIVHAEDDRDMATPHVVAELEEAWRAHARVRGRGSPPQEAGGPSRPRDPDIGDAGDSSGPRGLGPADADDTDGSLGPPPF, from the coding sequence ATGGCGGCGCGGTTCGCGGCGCTCGCCCCGGCATGGTGCGATCGTGAGGCCGACGGTGTGGACCCGGACGTGTGCGATGTGCTCGATGCCCAGATCGCGGCGGCGCTCCGCTGCCCGATCACGAGCGTGCACCACACGGTCAAGGAGGCCCACCGTGCGGTCGAGCTCCTCCCTGGCTGCTTCGCCCGGCTCGAGGCCGGTGACTTCCCGGCCGAGTGGTTCTCCCGACTCCTCTGGCGCACGCGGGACCTGTCCGACCACCTGCTCGGTCTCGTCGACGAGACGATCTCCACCTGGGACCTCGGCATGCCTCCGGACCGTTTTCGCCGCGAGCTGGCCTATCTCCTGTGCTGGGTCCGGACCAGGGAACCGGAGGAGAGCCACGTGGCGCCGGAGGAGCGCCGCGGCGTCACGCTCGACCCCGTGGCGGACGATGGTGTGTCCCTGGTTCATGTCACCGGCCCCGTGCCCGAGGTGATGAGCTTCGCCAAGCGGCTGGACGCGACCGCTCGCGCGGTGCAGCAGGCCCAGCGCCACGCCCTCGCCAGCGGTGCGCCCGTTCCCGTGGACCCGCGGGGAGAGGTCTCCCGGTCGCAGACAGCGGCCACGCTCACCCGCATCCGGTACGACCTGCTCATGTCCGCGTCGTTCGACACCGGCGGCACAGGTGTTCCCGCCGACCGCTTCCGGATCAACGTGACCGTCCCGTTCCTGACGCTCCAGGGCAGATCGTCCGCCCCGGGCATGATCGACGGCGTCGTGCCGATCCCGGCCCAGCAGGCGCGTGTGATCGCCGGCGGGGAGAGCTTCTGGTACCGGGTGATGACCGACCCCACGAGCGGTCACTTCCTGCCGGCCCCCGCTGAGCGCTACACGCCGCCCGCCCCCATGCTCGAGCATCTGCGGCTGCAGCATCCGGCCTGCTCCCTGCCCGGCTGCGCGCGCATCGCCGCGTGGGGCGCGGAGTTCGACCACATCGAGGAGTACGACCACGAGCATCCCGAGCGCGGCGGCGCGACCGCGATCGACAACCTGCACCCGCTGTGCTGGCAGCACCACCTGCTCAAGACCCTCGGGCTGCTCGACGTGGTGCGCGAATCCTCGGCGGGCGGGTCGCCCCATGCGAGCACGTGGTGTCTCGACGACCGCGCGATCGTGCACGCCGAGGACGACCGGGACATGGCCACGCCGCACGTGGTCGCCGAGCTCGAGGAGGCATGGCGGGCCCACGCACGGGTCAGAGGCCGAGGTTCCCCGCCGCAGGAGGCGGGCGGCCCTTCCAGACCCCGTGATCCCGACATCGGAGATGCGGGTGACTCCTCCGGTCCTCGCGGTCTTGGCCCCGCAGATGCCGACGACACCGATGGCAGCCTCGGGCCGCCGCCGTTCTAG